Proteins encoded together in one Carya illinoinensis cultivar Pawnee chromosome 3, C.illinoinensisPawnee_v1, whole genome shotgun sequence window:
- the LOC122303703 gene encoding protein DETOXIFICATION 41-like — translation MGSAEYQPLLHGLPTHNRVSGMSSDAVEETLERRPLEFRLWLRLVAWESRILWLLSWASIVVELCNYMLSFVTLIFSGHLGTLELAGASIASVGMQGLAYGIMLGMASAVQTVCGQAYGAKKYPAMGIICQKAIILHLGAAVLLTFLYWYSGPILIAIGQSESIAEQGQIFAHGLIPQLYAFAIYCPMQRFLQAQNIVNPLAFMSCGVFLLHILLSWLVVYVLDYGLVGAALTQSLSWWILVFVTSLYILLSPSCKETWTGFSIQAFKGIWPYLKITVASAVMLCLEIWYSQGLVLISGLLPNPTISLDSISVCMNYLNWDIEFMLGLSAATSVRISNELGAGHAKVAKFSVLVVNSTTILISTVFSIIVLVFRVALSTLFTSDAEVIKAVSTLTPLLAISVFLNGIQPILSGVAIGSGWQSVVAYVNIATYYLIGLPIGCVLGFKTSLGVAGIWWGLIIGVLLQTITLIILTARTDWNIEVRKAAERLKKSAEDDTVDLVVAAK, via the exons ATGGGCTCCGCAGAGTACCAGCCGCTGCTACATGGACTCCCCACCCACAATCGGGTTTCCGGCATGTCCTCCGATGCTGTCGAAGAGACTTTGGAACGCCGTCCTTTGGAATTCCGATTGTGGCTTCGGTTAGTGGCGTGGGAGTCAAGGATCCTCTGGCTTCTGTCTTGGGCATCCATTGTAGTTGAGCTATGTAATTACATGCTAAGCTTTGTGACCCTGATTTTCTCTGGCCATTTGGGAACCTTGGAACTTGCTGGGGCCTCCATAGCTAGTGTTGGAATGCAAGGTCTAGCTTATGGGATTATG TTGGGCATGGCCAGCGCTGTACAGACCGTGTGTGGACAAGCATATGGAGCGAAGAAGTACCCGGCAATGGGGATCATCTGCCAAAAGGCCATAATTTTGCACCTGGGAGCAGCAGTCCTCCTCACCTTTCTCTACTGGTACTCTGGCCCCATCCTGATAGCCATAGGACAATCGGAGAGCATAGCTGAGCAAGGCCAGATTTTTGCGCACGGTTTGATACCCCAACTCTATGCATTTGCAATATACTGCCCGATGCAAAGGTTCCTCCAAGCACAGAACATTGTAAATCCTCTGGCATTCATGTCTTGTGGAGTATTCCTATTGCACATTCTCCTCTCGTGGTTGGTAGTATACGTCTTAGACTACGGACTTGTGGGGGCTGCTCTAACACAAAGCTTGTCTTGGTGGATTCTTGTCTTTGTTACTAGTCTTTATATTCTTCTAAGCCCCTCTTGCAAGGAAACTTGGACAGGTTTCTCTATCCAAGCCTTCAAAGGGATTTGGCCTTATTTAAAGATCACTGTCGCTTCTGCTGTCATGTTGTG CTTGGAGATATGGTACAGCCAAGGATTGGTACTTATATCAGGGCTCCTCCCCAACCCTACAATCTCACTAGACTCTATTTCTGTTTG TATGAATTACTTGAACTGGGACATTGAGTTCATGTTGGGACTAAGCGCAGCAACCAG TGTCAGAATCAGTAATGAGCTTGGGGCTGGACATGCCAAGGTTGCAAAATTTTCAGTACTGGTGGTGAATTCGACCACCATACTCATTAGTACAGTTTTCAGCATAATTGTTCTAGTATTCCGGGTTGCATTGAGCACACTCTTTACATCTGACGCTGAGGTCATAAAGGCTGTGTCCACCCTGACCCCATTGCTCGCCATTTCTGTTTTTTTAAATGGCATTCAACCTATACTCTCAG GCGTGGCAATTGGAAGTGGATGGCAATCTGTGGTGGCTTATGTTAACATAGCCACTTACTATCTCATCGGTCTTCCAATTGGATGTGTTCTTGGCTTCAAAACTAGTCTAGGAGTAGCA GGAATCTGGTGGGGACTGATCATTGGAGTTCTTCTGCAAACAATAACTCTAATTATACTGACGGCCAGAACAGATTGGAATATTGag gtccgGAAAGCCGCAGAGAGGTTGAAGAAATCTGCAGAAGATGATACCGTAGACTTGGTGGTGGCGGCCAAATAA